In Bacteroidia bacterium, a genomic segment contains:
- a CDS encoding cupin domain-containing protein, producing MQTLEYLDYSPTFGIKMRILRPDFTHRKDLGIEYTIAAGVKGPLEHYHPTLTETFEVLSGQLEIKVDGKWQGLVPGRQLAVKPFHKHTFRNSSSEDVVIMTWIEPHGGFADFFTDLWYLVRTGQYRSQWSLKFIAQYALLEKKHQKDFLSVQPFRFALRFYAAVVSLFGFRLPKFPTPEEVEKAQRAG from the coding sequence ATGCAAACCCTGGAATATCTGGATTACAGTCCCACTTTTGGCATAAAGATGCGGATTCTCCGCCCTGACTTCACTCATCGCAAGGATTTGGGGATTGAATATACCATTGCAGCCGGCGTAAAAGGGCCATTGGAGCACTACCACCCCACGCTGACCGAAACCTTTGAAGTTTTGTCAGGGCAGTTGGAGATCAAGGTGGACGGTAAGTGGCAGGGATTGGTTCCCGGCAGACAACTGGCGGTAAAACCCTTTCACAAACACACCTTTCGCAACAGCAGCAGTGAGGATGTCGTGATCATGACCTGGATCGAGCCGCACGGCGGGTTTGCCGATTTTTTCACCGATCTGTGGTATCTGGTTCGCACAGGGCAATACCGGTCTCAGTGGAGTCTGAAATTTATCGCCCAATACGCACTTTTGGAGAAAAAACACCAAAAAGACTTTTTGAGTGTGCAGCCATTTCGTTTTGCGTTGCGCTTCTACGCGGCGGTGGTGAGCCTGTTTGGCTTCCGTCTGCCCAAATTTCCCACCCCCGAAGAAGTGGAAAAAGCACAGCGAGCAGGGTAG
- a CDS encoding FAD-dependent oxidoreductase, translating to MKKSVVIIGGGVAGMSAAHELIERDFDVTVYERQPYYVGGKARSVDVPNSAAPGFQPLPGEHGFRFFPGFYRHITNTMSRIPLKDQPGKYVVDNLITCEKSIQAQEGHKPVVVPAHAPHNLSQLKTSLKAYVGTHDQLSPAEQELMFNKIWQICTSCYERRMSEYERISWWEFTEAEGKSNAYQQLFVIGLTRTLVAAQATEISAKTAGDILVQLFQLLTSQKGHTDQLLNGPTNEAWLFPWRDYLLSQHVKYNHGYLATSIDFDKKAKKITGVNLVNEAGEEVKATADYYLFAVPVERMYPLVKDNADLLEAAPLIRELGMLAQSTRWMTGLQYYLSEKIPMLDNTPGHVIYFDTPWAITSVSQLQFWKHFHIEKHGNGKVQSILSVDISDWDTPGQLYKIPAKDCTRTQIMEEVWYQLELSLNVGGETILKPRAEILVEWYLDRDIEEKPRKHPEKGKPGFITIDEEPLLVNRINTWGMRPSARSGIENFYLAGDYVQCFTDCATMEGANETARRAVNGILLHSKSKFAPCEIWNLHETAHTKLLRNLDRKRYFKGEPWKNQTPWLYKLLSLVFVFLERVLNVRGKD from the coding sequence ATGAAAAAGTCAGTTGTCATTATCGGTGGAGGTGTTGCAGGAATGAGTGCCGCACACGAGCTGATAGAAAGAGATTTTGACGTAACCGTCTATGAGCGCCAACCTTACTATGTAGGTGGAAAAGCCCGAAGTGTAGATGTCCCCAATTCTGCCGCTCCCGGATTTCAACCTTTGCCCGGAGAGCACGGCTTCCGGTTTTTTCCGGGTTTTTACCGGCATATCACCAATACGATGAGTCGCATTCCTCTCAAAGATCAGCCGGGGAAATACGTCGTTGATAATCTGATTACCTGCGAAAAATCTATTCAGGCACAGGAAGGGCATAAACCTGTGGTTGTACCTGCACACGCACCGCACAACCTGTCTCAATTAAAAACTTCGCTCAAAGCCTATGTGGGCACCCATGATCAGTTGTCGCCTGCCGAGCAGGAACTTATGTTCAATAAAATCTGGCAAATCTGTACCAGTTGTTACGAGCGGAGGATGAGCGAATACGAGCGAATTTCCTGGTGGGAGTTTACCGAAGCGGAAGGGAAAAGTAATGCGTATCAGCAATTGTTTGTGATCGGACTTACGCGCACACTTGTAGCGGCGCAGGCGACGGAGATCAGCGCCAAAACTGCCGGTGATATTCTGGTGCAATTATTCCAGTTGCTGACCAGCCAAAAAGGCCATACAGATCAACTGCTCAATGGGCCAACCAACGAAGCATGGTTATTTCCCTGGCGGGACTATCTCCTTTCACAACATGTAAAATACAACCACGGGTATCTGGCTACCTCCATTGATTTTGATAAAAAGGCTAAAAAAATCACGGGTGTAAACCTGGTCAATGAGGCGGGAGAAGAGGTCAAAGCTACAGCAGATTATTATTTATTTGCCGTGCCGGTAGAGCGAATGTACCCGCTGGTCAAGGATAATGCAGATTTGCTGGAAGCTGCGCCATTGATCCGGGAGCTGGGGATGCTGGCTCAATCTACCCGCTGGATGACCGGGCTGCAATACTACCTCAGCGAAAAAATTCCTATGCTGGACAATACCCCCGGGCATGTCATTTACTTTGATACACCCTGGGCGATTACCAGTGTTTCCCAGTTGCAGTTCTGGAAGCATTTTCATATTGAAAAACATGGAAATGGGAAAGTACAAAGTATCCTTTCTGTAGATATATCTGACTGGGATACGCCGGGGCAACTCTATAAAATCCCTGCAAAAGACTGTACCAGAACCCAGATCATGGAGGAAGTCTGGTATCAGTTGGAATTGTCGCTGAATGTGGGCGGGGAAACCATTCTCAAACCCCGCGCCGAAATTTTGGTCGAATGGTATCTGGATCGCGATATTGAAGAGAAACCCCGCAAACATCCCGAAAAAGGGAAACCTGGTTTTATCACTATTGACGAAGAACCCCTGCTTGTCAACCGGATCAACACCTGGGGGATGCGCCCATCGGCCAGGTCAGGGATAGAAAACTTCTATCTCGCCGGTGATTACGTCCAGTGTTTTACAGACTGCGCCACGATGGAGGGTGCAAATGAAACCGCAAGAAGGGCCGTGAACGGTATTCTGCTTCACAGCAAGTCAAAGTTTGCGCCCTGTGAGATCTGGAATCTTCACGAAACTGCCCATACGAAACTCCTTCGCAACCTTGACCGCAAGCGCTACTTTAAGGGTGAACCCTGGAAAAATCAGACACCCTGGCTGTACAAGTTGCTGAGTTTGGTTTTTGTTTTTCTGGAGCGGGTGCTTAATGTCCGGGGGAAAGATTAA
- a CDS encoding response regulator codes for MTPKKHLIYIGLLILIAVLWISDAFAQSEADNHERKILRIEEGQSEHQLHFDLNPFIYILPDSTGNLTYEQISSPEFQSRFVYGQNEQLDLYHKDIPWFWIRLTIASDFPRPLGLMVAWNLPEVNLYQRKDSGEISIVSSGVLTSIFDRPYSNQYGSSPYLPLEVRPDETQTYYFRVKPMRFFKHSRLNGVDRTLVAPAFATFIATRVKFLDALSLGIILAVALYQLAIFLYGSEALYLRLSLLSFSFFLVWLHFRDYGFEIFWPAFPAFNYIHLEYITSLLQFWTLIEFGRRYMNMAALVPAWDRIAKWSLWIYIGYRTLEYIFLLADRENYFTYLLPLAGIEFLLILSMLLPGLAAQIAGMRKKYRPSISYFIATLAPMVMTSVQIVINLSSTNLAGQIDFLLIGIAIMQLLLAVGLAERFKTLQDETVKAQKEKLEIEESQRKNQEEINEQLVKADKLKDQFLANTSHELRTPLNGIIGLAESLYDGVAGVPTPTMKSNLAMIMASGKRLANLVNDILDFSKLKNQDLDLRINAVDLNSLVEVVMQINQPSLQLKPVKIINDIPRNLPAVSIDENRIEQVLHNLIGNAIKFTEQGTITIRAWKSGNMVEVSIADTGIGFPKDKADHIFLEFEQADGSISRAYGGTGLGLSISRQIVELHGGKIWAESVFGEGATFYFTLPVSLEKPMPGAQINRMSSLSEVALIKDEEPSIVPLTNVYIDEETIQILIVDDEPINHQVLRNHLSTRNFHVVSAMNGEEVMEILKTDQVFDLVLLDLMMPKMSGYEVCKRIREKFLPSELPVIMVTAKNQVPDLVHALSMGANDYLAKPFSKDEFLARVNNQLNLNNIYHVAHRFIPSEFLYSLGYDSIMDVHLGDQIAREMSVLFLDIRDYTSLSEQMTPEETFRFVNAYTQRMGPVIQRNQGFVNQYYGDGIMALFPYGSDHALRAMMEMQALLDEYNQVRATKGRVPIRVGMGLHTGTLIMGIIGDKNRTEATTIADSVNTSSRIEGLTKYFQTKILFSEASLKGLVNPEEFEYRFLGKIQVKGKASAIGIYECFGADSPAIREKKRQTIALFQEALADYLNKDFINSMKKFQAVLAQNPEDGPARVYLERLESYLAVGVSDDWSGHVTMTEK; via the coding sequence AGCCGTTTTATGGATATCAGATGCTTTCGCACAAAGTGAAGCGGACAATCATGAGCGGAAAATACTCCGGATAGAAGAGGGCCAATCTGAACATCAACTGCATTTTGACCTCAACCCATTTATCTATATTTTACCTGATTCTACCGGAAACCTGACCTACGAGCAAATCAGCAGCCCTGAGTTTCAATCGCGGTTTGTTTATGGGCAAAATGAGCAACTGGACTTATACCATAAGGATATTCCCTGGTTTTGGATCAGGCTTACCATCGCTTCTGATTTTCCTCGTCCGCTGGGCTTAATGGTGGCATGGAATCTACCGGAAGTAAACCTTTACCAAAGGAAAGATAGTGGTGAAATTTCCATCGTCTCTTCCGGTGTGCTTACCTCCATTTTTGACAGGCCTTACTCCAACCAGTATGGCAGTTCGCCCTATCTCCCTTTAGAGGTCAGACCCGACGAAACCCAAACGTATTATTTCCGGGTAAAACCCATGCGGTTTTTTAAACACAGCCGCCTCAATGGGGTTGACCGTACGCTGGTTGCCCCGGCTTTTGCCACTTTTATCGCTACCCGGGTGAAATTTCTGGATGCACTTTCTCTGGGAATTATTCTGGCTGTAGCCTTATACCAGCTTGCGATATTTTTGTATGGATCAGAAGCGCTGTATCTGCGACTGAGCCTGCTGAGTTTTTCTTTTTTCCTCGTCTGGCTGCATTTTCGCGATTATGGGTTTGAAATTTTCTGGCCCGCATTTCCTGCATTTAACTATATCCATCTGGAATATATTACCTCGCTGCTTCAGTTTTGGACTTTGATTGAATTTGGCCGCCGGTATATGAATATGGCTGCCCTTGTACCTGCCTGGGATCGTATCGCCAAATGGAGCTTATGGATATATATCGGCTACCGGACTTTGGAGTATATATTTTTGCTGGCAGACAGGGAAAATTATTTTACGTATTTGTTACCTCTGGCGGGAATTGAGTTTCTGCTGATCTTATCCATGTTGCTCCCCGGGCTGGCTGCCCAGATAGCCGGAATGCGAAAAAAATACCGCCCTTCAATCTCCTATTTTATTGCTACCCTTGCCCCGATGGTCATGACCTCTGTGCAGATCGTAATCAACCTGTCGAGCACAAATCTGGCCGGGCAAATTGACTTTTTACTCATAGGTATTGCGATTATGCAGCTGTTGCTCGCCGTCGGACTGGCAGAGCGGTTTAAGACACTGCAGGATGAAACCGTCAAAGCACAAAAAGAAAAGCTGGAAATCGAAGAATCCCAGCGTAAAAACCAGGAAGAAATCAACGAACAACTGGTAAAAGCAGACAAGCTGAAAGACCAGTTTCTTGCCAATACTTCTCACGAACTTCGTACCCCGCTCAACGGTATTATCGGCCTTGCGGAGTCTTTGTATGACGGGGTGGCTGGTGTGCCCACGCCTACCATGAAGTCAAATCTGGCGATGATTATGGCTTCGGGAAAAAGGCTTGCCAACCTGGTCAATGATATCCTCGATTTTTCAAAACTCAAAAACCAGGATCTCGATCTTCGGATCAATGCAGTAGATCTGAATTCGCTGGTAGAGGTGGTCATGCAAATCAACCAACCCTCTCTGCAATTGAAGCCCGTGAAAATTATTAACGACATTCCGCGCAATCTGCCGGCAGTAAGTATAGATGAAAATCGAATTGAACAGGTTCTGCACAACCTGATCGGTAATGCCATAAAATTTACCGAACAGGGTACAATTACCATTCGCGCATGGAAATCGGGGAATATGGTCGAAGTGAGTATCGCGGATACAGGAATCGGGTTTCCCAAAGACAAAGCTGACCATATCTTTTTGGAATTTGAACAGGCAGACGGCTCCATTTCCCGGGCTTATGGCGGCACCGGGCTTGGGCTTTCCATTTCCAGGCAGATTGTCGAACTCCATGGCGGAAAAATCTGGGCAGAATCTGTATTTGGAGAAGGGGCTACATTTTATTTTACCCTGCCGGTCTCTCTTGAAAAACCCATGCCGGGAGCACAAATCAACCGGATGTCTTCCCTGTCGGAAGTAGCGCTGATTAAGGATGAAGAACCCAGTATCGTTCCACTCACCAACGTATATATCGATGAAGAAACCATCCAAATCCTGATTGTCGATGACGAACCGATTAACCATCAGGTATTGAGAAACCACCTTTCTACCCGAAACTTCCATGTTGTTTCGGCGATGAATGGCGAGGAAGTGATGGAAATTCTCAAAACCGATCAGGTATTTGATCTCGTACTTCTCGATCTGATGATGCCTAAAATGTCTGGTTATGAAGTGTGTAAGCGAATCAGGGAAAAATTCCTTCCTTCAGAATTACCGGTCATTATGGTCACGGCCAAAAACCAGGTGCCCGATTTGGTTCACGCACTTTCTATGGGGGCGAATGATTATCTCGCAAAACCATTTTCCAAAGATGAATTTCTGGCAAGAGTCAACAACCAGCTCAATCTCAATAACATCTACCACGTAGCCCACCGGTTTATCCCATCAGAATTTTTGTATTCGCTGGGTTATGACTCGATTATGGACGTTCACTTAGGCGATCAGATTGCCAGGGAGATGAGCGTATTGTTTCTCGATATCAGGGACTATACCAGCCTTTCGGAGCAAATGACACCCGAAGAGACCTTCCGGTTTGTCAACGCCTATACTCAGCGGATGGGGCCGGTTATTCAGCGAAACCAGGGGTTTGTCAATCAGTATTACGGCGACGGAATCATGGCGCTGTTTCCCTATGGATCTGATCATGCGCTTCGCGCTATGATGGAGATGCAGGCGTTGCTGGATGAGTACAACCAGGTTCGGGCAACCAAAGGCCGTGTGCCCATTCGGGTTGGCATGGGATTACATACGGGTACCCTGATTATGGGCATTATTGGCGATAAAAACCGCACAGAAGCCACAACGATTGCCGATTCCGTCAATACCTCCTCGCGCATTGAAGGACTGACCAAATATTTTCAGACCAAAATCCTGTTTAGTGAAGCAAGTCTGAAGGGGTTGGTAAATCCGGAAGAATTTGAATACCGCTTCCTGGGAAAAATTCAGGTGAAAGGAAAAGCCTCTGCAATAGGCATTTATGAGTGTTTTGGTGCTGATTCACCTGCGATTCGGGAAAAGAAACGCCAGACAATTGCTCTGTTTCAGGAAGCATTGGCGGACTATTTAAATAAAGATTTTATCAACTCAATGAAAAAATTTCAGGCAGTTTTGGCTCAAAATCCTGAAGATGGGCCTGCCCGTGTATACCTTGAAAGGCTGGAAAGTTATCTGGCAGTTGGCGTTTCAGACGACTGGTCCGGCCATGTTACTATGACCGAAAAATAA